The following DNA comes from Helicobacter kayseriensis.
ACTTCAGCAGCAAGATGTGCATTTTCAGGGTTATGCAATCGAGGCTAGGATTAATGCAGAGGATGTCAATGCTGATTTTTCTCCTAGTATGGGAAAGATTTGTGCGTATTATCCTGCTTTGGGTCCCTCTGTAAGGGTTGATAGTTGCGTGTATAAAGATTATGAGATCCCGCCATTTTATGATTCTATGGTGGCCAAATTGATTGTGCGTGCAACAAGTTATGATTTGGCAGTGAGAAAATTAGCTAGAGCATTGAGTGAATTTAGGATTGGGGGAATCAAAACAACAATTCCGTTTTTGAAAAATATTTGTCAAGATCAAGTGTTTAAAAAAGGCATATTTAACACTTCTTATTTGTCTGATCGTCTTCAAGATTTGTTGCCACAAAAAGAGCATGATGAGATTGATGAGGTGGCTGCCATTTCTGCACTTTTGGCTTGGAAAAATCACCAATAAGTGCATAGGAAAAGAGAATGCAAAATATTTACAAAGAAACAAGACTCTTAGATAAGCGTGCGATAGATAAGTTTTTATTGTCAGAAGAAATTTTGGTTGAAAATGCTTCGATAGGGCTAAAGCATTTAATTGATTCGCTCACTCATCTTAAAAGTGTGATTTATATCGTTTGCGGAGGGGGGAATAATGGGGCTGATGGTTTGGCATTGGCAAGAAAGCTAGATGGGGATTATGTCGTTAGGGTCTATATGGCAGATCAACCCAAAACTTCTCTATGTGAAAAAGAATTTATGCGATGTAAGGCGATGGGGATTGATTTTGTTAATAAACTTTATCCCTGTGACGTAGTCATAGATTGTCTTTATGGAAGTGGTTTTAAAGGAGAGCTCTCACCAGAAAAAGTAAAGCTTATTGAGGCGATGAATAAGATGGCACACTTAAGGATTGCGTGTGATTTGCCAAGTGGAGTGGGCCAAAAGGTGATACAAACTGCCTTTAGGGCACACTATACTGTTGTGATGGGGGGACTTAAGAGTGATTTGTTTGGAGAACAAGCCAAGGATTATGTAGGTCAAATTCGTGTGGCAGATTTGGGAATCTCAAGGAAGCAGTATGAAACGAGCTCGAAAATAAAATTACTGGAGAAGACAGATTTGCATCTCCCACATCGCCTAAAACGCGATACTCACAAGGGAGAATATGGACATTTGGCAATTTTGCACAGAAAAAATATGCAAAGCAAGGAGGGGGCAAGCGTATTGAGTGCCTTGAGTGCTCTGGCTTTTGGTGTGGGGCTTGTAAGCGTGGTAGGAGAAATTGATCATCTTCCATATAGCATTATGAAAGCACATCAGATTCCCAAAAATACGACGGCTATTGCATTTGGTATGGGGGCAGGGGAGATCACTTCACAAGATTTGCAGATTTGCAGAGCATTTCCGTGCGTGCTTGATGCGGATGTTTTTGCTTATCAGGGATTGGCAGAAGAGCTAGAGGGGATGGAGAATGTTGTCCTTACTCCTCATATTAAAGAGTT
Coding sequences within:
- a CDS encoding NAD(P)H-hydrate dehydratase, translated to MQNIYKETRLLDKRAIDKFLLSEEILVENASIGLKHLIDSLTHLKSVIYIVCGGGNNGADGLALARKLDGDYVVRVYMADQPKTSLCEKEFMRCKAMGIDFVNKLYPCDVVIDCLYGSGFKGELSPEKVKLIEAMNKMAHLRIACDLPSGVGQKVIQTAFRAHYTVVMGGLKSDLFGEQAKDYVGQIRVADLGISRKQYETSSKIKLLEKTDLHLPHRLKRDTHKGEYGHLAILHRKNMQSKEGASVLSALSALAFGVGLVSVVGEIDHLPYSIMKAHQIPKNTTAIAFGMGAGEITSQDLQICRAFPCVLDADVFAYQGLAEELEGMENVVLTPHIKEFANLLKNCGIADLEVWELKAERWIWVEEFCAKYPYITLVLKGANTLIAKDKQIFVCPFGSNNLAKGGSGDVLSGMIASLLAQGSDPLKASINGVLAHALASEKIKSSYGLNPLDLIETVKYL